The following coding sequences lie in one Microbacterium sp. XT11 genomic window:
- the msrB gene encoding peptide-methionine (R)-S-oxide reductase MsrB has protein sequence MSHHRRTTPEGLSALTPLQYEVTQNDATEPPFRNAYWDNHDDGIYVDVVSGQPLFSSLDKYDSGTGWPSFTKPIDAGAVTTRTDRTLWMERTEARSTGADSHLGHVFDDGPADAGGLRYCMNSAALRFIPADRLEEEGYGRYSGLFTSASGATASDSTPDTASDTPEEQS, from the coding sequence ATGTCGCACCACCGCCGCACGACCCCCGAGGGTCTCAGCGCCCTCACCCCGCTGCAGTACGAGGTGACCCAGAACGACGCGACGGAGCCGCCGTTCCGCAACGCCTACTGGGACAACCACGACGACGGCATCTACGTCGACGTCGTCTCGGGCCAGCCGCTGTTCTCGTCGCTCGACAAGTACGACAGCGGCACCGGATGGCCCAGCTTCACCAAGCCGATCGACGCGGGTGCCGTGACCACCCGCACCGACCGCACGCTCTGGATGGAGCGCACCGAGGCACGCTCCACGGGCGCAGACAGCCACCTCGGTCACGTCTTCGACGACGGACCCGCGGATGCCGGCGGCCTGCGCTACTGCATGAATTCCGCGGCCCTCCGCTTCATCCCGGCCGACAGGCTCGAGGAGGAGGGTTACGGTCGATACAGCGGCCTCTTCACGAGCGCATCAGGCGCCACCGCATCCGACTCCACGCCCGACACCGCATCCGACACCCCCGAGGAGCAGTCATGA
- a CDS encoding SDR family oxidoreductase, whose protein sequence is MKIAIAGGTGTVGAHIVRAGQDAGHEVLVLSRSSGVDVLTGAGLDPALRGVDAVIDVTNLTSLSAAKARDFFTTGTRHLLDAEHRAGVGHHVALSIVGIDGIDASYYAGKLAQERAVADGPVPFTIARAAQFHEFAGQLLASTPGPFALIPKAPVRPVAAREVGAHLIRVAEAGPRQRAADLVGPRDEILADLARRQLAADGIRRRVLEVRLPGTYGRGLASGALRGGPDAVKGTITFDDWLASEDHSQHA, encoded by the coding sequence ATGAAGATCGCGATCGCCGGCGGAACCGGAACGGTGGGCGCGCACATCGTGCGGGCCGGGCAGGATGCCGGGCATGAGGTGCTCGTGCTCTCACGCTCGTCGGGAGTCGACGTGCTCACCGGCGCGGGCCTCGACCCGGCGCTGCGCGGCGTCGACGCCGTGATCGACGTGACGAACCTCACGTCGCTCTCCGCCGCCAAGGCGCGCGACTTCTTCACGACCGGAACGCGTCACCTTCTGGACGCGGAGCACAGGGCGGGCGTCGGTCACCACGTCGCCCTGTCGATCGTCGGCATCGACGGGATCGACGCCTCGTACTACGCGGGCAAGCTCGCGCAGGAACGAGCGGTCGCCGACGGCCCCGTGCCCTTCACCATCGCCCGCGCGGCGCAGTTCCACGAGTTCGCCGGCCAGCTGCTGGCGAGCACTCCCGGTCCGTTCGCGCTGATCCCGAAGGCTCCGGTGCGCCCCGTCGCGGCCCGCGAGGTCGGCGCACACCTCATCCGCGTCGCCGAGGCGGGCCCCCGGCAGAGAGCGGCCGACCTCGTCGGCCCTCGCGACGAGATCCTTGCCGACCTCGCCAGGCGGCAGCTCGCCGCCGACGGCATCCGCCGACGCGTGCTGGAAGTGCGCCTGCCCGGCACCTATGGAAGGGGTCTGGCTTCTGGGGCGCTTCGCGGAGGACCGGATGCCGTGAAGGGCACGATCACCTTCGACGATTGGCTGGCGAGCGAGGATCACTCCCAGCACGCGTGA
- a CDS encoding DUF808 domain-containing protein, whose amino-acid sequence MSVGLLAVVDDILSAAMKASAKAAGVVIDDAAVTPQYVQGITPARELPVVGKIALGSLANKFVIIIPVALLLTAFAPWVLPFLLIVGGTYLCFEGAEKVLEWFGVQHGHEDESARDEKRLVLGAVRTDLILSTEIMLISLASLDKGLDIWTTLAILAVIAVVMTGVVYGAVALLVKIDDIGLKMAKSSEQRVRHTGTRIVRSMPAVFRFISILGTVAMLWVGGHLVLVNLAEVGVPFGADILHAIEHALHGLGPVIVWIGDTLFSAIAGLAVGLVIVGIVLGIGRMLGKKPSFHEGEETPASAH is encoded by the coding sequence ATGTCGGTGGGACTGCTTGCCGTCGTCGACGACATCCTGAGCGCCGCGATGAAGGCCTCCGCCAAGGCGGCGGGAGTGGTGATCGACGACGCCGCCGTCACGCCGCAGTACGTGCAGGGGATCACCCCCGCACGCGAGCTGCCGGTGGTCGGCAAGATCGCGCTCGGCTCCCTGGCCAACAAGTTCGTCATCATCATCCCCGTGGCGCTGCTGCTCACGGCGTTCGCGCCGTGGGTGCTGCCGTTCCTGCTCATCGTCGGCGGCACGTACCTCTGCTTCGAAGGCGCCGAGAAGGTGCTGGAGTGGTTCGGCGTGCAGCACGGACACGAAGACGAGAGCGCGCGCGACGAGAAACGGCTCGTGCTCGGCGCCGTGCGCACCGACCTCATCCTCTCCACCGAGATCATGCTCATCTCGCTCGCCAGCCTCGACAAGGGCCTGGACATCTGGACGACCCTCGCGATCCTCGCCGTGATCGCCGTCGTCATGACCGGCGTCGTCTACGGCGCGGTCGCCCTGCTGGTGAAGATCGACGACATCGGGCTGAAGATGGCCAAGAGCTCGGAGCAGCGGGTGCGCCACACCGGCACGCGCATCGTGCGGTCGATGCCCGCGGTGTTCCGATTCATCAGCATCCTCGGCACCGTCGCCATGCTCTGGGTCGGCGGCCACCTCGTGCTCGTCAACCTCGCCGAGGTGGGCGTGCCGTTCGGCGCCGACATCCTGCACGCCATCGAGCACGCACTGCACGGCCTCGGCCCCGTGATCGTGTGGATCGGCGACACCCTGTTCTCGGCGATCGCCGGACTCGCCGTCGGTCTCGTCATCGTCGGGATCGTGCTCGGCATCGGGCGGATGCTGGGCAAGAAGCCGTCGTTCCACGAGGGCGAGGAGACGCCGGCCTCGGCGCACTGA
- a CDS encoding GNAT family N-acetyltransferase, protein MRTRRAEEPAVQIRDAGIVDLEAITAIYNDAVENTTAIWNETVVDVDDRAAWLADRVRQGFPVIVAVDDTGVLGYATFGSWRPHDGYRHTVEHSVYVRGDQRGRGLGTALMSELISRARDLGLHVMIAAVESGNTGSIALHQRLGFVETGRMPQVGAKFGRWLDLVLLQLVLDDRPTPRAPDAAAYDGPSPAPARG, encoded by the coding sequence GTGCGCACCCGACGCGCAGAGGAGCCCGCAGTGCAGATCAGGGATGCCGGGATCGTCGACCTGGAGGCGATCACAGCGATCTACAACGACGCCGTGGAGAACACCACGGCCATCTGGAACGAGACCGTCGTCGACGTGGACGACAGGGCCGCGTGGCTCGCCGACCGCGTGAGGCAGGGATTCCCCGTGATCGTCGCGGTCGACGACACCGGAGTGCTGGGCTACGCGACGTTCGGCTCGTGGCGTCCCCACGACGGATACCGGCACACGGTGGAGCACTCCGTGTACGTGCGCGGCGATCAGCGCGGCCGCGGCCTCGGCACGGCCCTCATGAGCGAGCTGATCTCGCGCGCCCGCGACCTCGGGCTGCACGTCATGATCGCGGCGGTCGAGAGCGGCAACACCGGGTCGATCGCGCTGCACCAGCGCCTGGGCTTCGTGGAGACGGGACGGATGCCGCAGGTCGGCGCCAAGTTCGGGCGCTGGCTGGACCTGGTCCTCCTGCAGCTCGTCCTCGACGACCGCCCGACGCCACGCGCCCCTGACGC